Proteins encoded together in one Astatotilapia calliptera chromosome 7, fAstCal1.2, whole genome shotgun sequence window:
- the LOC113026147 gene encoding protein asteroid homolog 1-like gives MEVSTLKKMIDDLCLYEEVNIEKTGLIIDGAALYYSLYYTSDPKLDQRCGGDYPGFKDEVCNFFKTLQDCEVTPYIFLDGGSDPDKHKTLVYRRKDTEEKAKTIATTKPEDVVLKGCNVLPPLVKDVFIEILKEKGIEFKQCLGEADPEVVSDANQKQCPVLSIDKDFYIFDVHKGFLHLDNFEWKSKKDEKIPAKLYTRSKFCEHFKLDPALMPVFASIAGNDYSRLKDRGRFANESSSSGEYSIKRLDGMLRFLTKANLDGLNDSQKRERALSQALNHVGKKENQTFKLSIQKYVQPEKPSSKLPSWVRKKVEIGKLTTSVISVVDQKSMMPPVLVEDFSQRSSYTAAYPIRQYFYKLLTKDVQALLPDLSSDEQKNLQLQRLHKAPEGLRRRVFEEALQVQTSALENIPDQLKLPVCVTVFWFNNLKLGQKAETVHCLHALLLGFVCDPNSPEDEFERKMKTLKDEGVNNWQPQPHVAKAFIQWQCCMRQSLHLNQLLCSPLPEPQCARLYCGPLLHRLADEDKIEEVQKTLRGEKKELYENLKTVCNPYSGEGSSQSSRVEVSSTDMESSNGEWETKKRKKKRGGRRTNCRKRSDY, from the exons ATGGAGGTTTCAACCTTAAAGAAAATGATAGATGATTTGTGTCTCTATGAAGAGGTTAACATAGAAAAAACAGGTCTCATCATTGATGGTGCAGCTCTGTACTATTCTTTGTATTATACGTCTGATCCAAAGCTGGACCAGCGCTGTGGAGGAGATTATCCTGGATTCAAAGATGAGGTCTGTAACTTCTTTAAGACTCTGCAGGACTGTGAAGTCACTCCGTACATCTTCCTGGATGGAGGCTCAGATCCTGACAAGCACAAAACACTTGTGTATCGTCGAAAAGACACAGAGGAAAAAGCAAAGACAATAGCGACGACAAAGCCTGAGGATGTTGTACTAAAAGGATGTAACGTCTTACCACCTCTGGTAAAAGATGTCTTCATAGAAATCTTGAAGGAGAAAGGCATAGAGTTTAAACAGTGTTTAGGAGAGGCAGACCCTGAAGTTGTTTCTgatgcaaatcagaaacaatgTCCTGTTCTGTCCATTGATAAGGATTTTTACATCTTTGATGTGCACAAAGGTTTCCTTCATCTTGACAACTTTGAGTGGAAAAGCAAAAAGGATGAAAAAATTCCTGCTAAGCTCTACACACGTTCAAAGTTTTGTGAGCATTTTAAATTGGACCCTGCTCTCATGCCAGTCTTTGCTTCAATAGCAGGAAATGATTATTCAAGATTAAAAGATAGAGGTAGGTTTGCAAATGAATCATCTTCATCTGGTGAGTACAGCATTAAAAGACTGGATGGTATGCTCAGATTTTTAACTAAAGCGAATCTGGATGGTTTGAACGACTCACAGAAGAGAGAACGTGCTCTGAGTCAAGCTTTAAATCATGttggtaaaaaagaaaaccaaactttCAAACTCTCCATTCAAAAATATGTTCAACCAGAAAAACCAAGTTCTAAGTTGCCATCATGGGTGCGTAAAAAAGTTGAGATTGGAAAACTTACCACTTCCGTCATAAGTGTTGTGGATCAGAAGTCAATGATGCCTCCTGTTCTTGTGGAGGACTTTTCACAGCGCAGTAGTTACACCGCTGCTTACCCCATCAGACAGTACTTCTACAAACTGTTAACTAAAGATGTACAAGCTCTCCTGCCAGATTTGAGCAGTGATGAACAGAAGAATCTGCAACTACAGCGTCTGCATAAG GCTCCTGAGGGTTTGCGTCGCAGAGTGTTTGAAGAAGCTCTGCAGGTTCAGACTTCAGCCTTAGAAAACATCCCCGACCAGCTGAAGCTGCCagtctgtgtgactgttttctggTTTAACAACTTAAAGCTTGGCCAAAAAGCTGAAACTGTCCACTGCCTCCACGCCCTCCTGCTGGGGTTTGTGTGTGACCCCAATAGCCCAG AGGACGAGTTTGAGAGGAAGATGAAAACTTTAAAGGATGAAGGTGTGAATAACTGGCAGCCCCAGCCCCATGTTGCTAAAGCTTTCATCCAATGGCAGTGCTGCATGAGGCAGAGCCTCCACCTGAACCAGCTGCTGTGTTCCCCTCTACCAGAACCTCAGTGTGCCCG GCTTTACTGTGGACCTCTTCTTCATCGGCTGGCAGATGAAGACAAGATTGAAGAAGTACAGAAAACACTgagaggagaaaagaaggaaTTGTATGAGAACCTAAAGACTGTTTGTAATCCATATTCTGGAGAGGGATCCTCTCAGTCCTCTAGGGTTGAGGTTTCCTCTACTGACATGGAGTCCTCTAATGGGGAGTGGGagacaaaaaagaggaaaaaaaagagggggggaagAAGAACAAATTGCAGAAAAAGAAGTGATTATTGA